A region from the Candidatus Peregrinibacteria bacterium genome encodes:
- a CDS encoding ribonuclease H, producing the protein MSFEIYTDGSCIGNPGPGGWAFIVIDKNAKDDDGSTSGVVHHESGYDKATTNNRMEMMAIIKALEYGVKKKWDKIKIHSDSNLLVSTINLGWKKKANLDLWLEMEKLLSKIKIDISWVKAHDKNIYNNMVDELAFNAASKK; encoded by the coding sequence ATGAGTTTTGAAATTTACACAGACGGAAGCTGTATAGGGAATCCAGGGCCGGGAGGTTGGGCTTTTATCGTTATTGATAAAAATGCAAAAGATGATGATGGGTCAACTTCTGGCGTGGTGCATCATGAGAGCGGTTATGACAAAGCTACGACAAACAACCGTATGGAGATGATGGCGATTATAAAGGCGCTTGAATATGGGGTGAAAAAAAAATGGGATAAGATAAAAATTCATTCAGACTCAAATTTGCTCGTGAGTACGATAAATCTAGGTTGGAAGAAAAAAGCAAACCTTGATCTATGGCTTGAGATGGAAAAACTTCTCAGCAAGATAAAGATAGATATAAGCTGGGTAAAAGCTCATGACAAAAACATTTATAACAACATGGTCGATGAGCTAGCATTCAACGCAGCAAGTAAAAAATAA
- the trxA gene encoding thioredoxin, which yields MAEATFTDANFKETVLKSDKLVVVDFFATWCGPCQMMAPHVEEIAEEMNDIVIGKMDIDANEETPQKYQVMSIPTVVFFKGGEIVGKVVGYQSKEALEERIAEFK from the coding sequence ATGGCTGAAGCAACTTTCACAGATGCAAATTTCAAAGAAACTGTATTAAAAAGCGATAAATTAGTTGTTGTTGATTTCTTTGCGACCTGGTGTGGGCCTTGCCAAATGATGGCTCCTCACGTTGAAGAGATAGCAGAAGAAATGAATGACATTGTTATAGGGAAAATGGATATCGATGCAAATGAAGAAACTCCACAAAAATACCAAGTTATGAGTATTCCAACTGTCGTATTTTTCAAAGGAGGAGAAATCGTTGGCAAAGTAGTCGGATACCAATCAAAAGAAGCTCTGGAGGAGCGAATCGCTGAGTTTAAATAA
- a CDS encoding SpoIID/LytB domain-containing protein, with product MKIGSKYILTGILLTLLVAMSQIFVEKGEYINTTNDFISDNGFSVGTIKVEETHHLPERLSASLDGGGSIAYESYDTFLSVWMGAEVPFHALTVSWKEEASDGTTADIWVRTKHIDGSTSEWIKVEKDIDAQSNQEIEAVDEKGAHKYYSFLRTAMSLQIQYKVESSTKDTNITPVISEVEFTYIDAARSAANEDSNQDLVASLQIMPSGTDVKIISRSQWGANEDLRLFKGMGKPKQIDVSEEITSNFGDEIKLQKEIKQNSNGQLFTWPIQYPQSDIKAIFVHHTASQEDAMEDSYAAMRAIYYYHTVTRGWGDIGYNYLIDEDGRIFEGRYGGDKVIGAHTANFNVGTVGVAMIGNYQENEINGGAVEGLVRLLTSLTEKYKLDPIAILKLRGKNVNVISGHRDAGKTVCPGEHVYEKLVSIRQLIKNELEVRGTYKGVISTVRAANGIDFDDIDNRGFVIIGPEEIKTISFRLRNTGSKSWGRNTTLVYRNGDHNIAGFDEVVARLKEPSIGDGEIGTFEIPIQGSFSSGLKNYYLYLAVGQELSERQILFPVYIEPVDLRFSLIKIDKAPKIKLNKNEDTKTTFTIVNKSNITWTAFNVSLLSQAKDSLFVDGKMISPGAIQPGQRATFEASFRSGNTVGQFEEHLRLVLTDSKGGKVFSKTSQDFVFRIDGPTTLKSGEKILLAGSSEIHTLKPGESTYAWIEIENNTNEVWTRAGAEHIYIATLKAPSIKVGNMLMTKGTIKPGETTKIYFDLRAPEKEGKYFVNFIFRHKDVRLTKKQMRFDFIVSKDSTEVYTAPTRQNIEVDNTSIGQDTIRVALPFEGNPSITSDTNLRVYDSSGKDLNNGSIIKSGTNLTVSYMNGKYEVAIGNKKITTDKYVRIGSEGGILRIINFSNPPLWNPNLNDNEYRGVLEVRAIDSKLMVINELPLEQYLYGIAEVSNTDHVEKIKTLAVIARTYAKYYIDRRGTAEVKFPGKPYDLDSSPDVSQKYLGYGLEKRSPKIKAGIDATRGEVVTYEDKIVKTPYFNTTDGTATKSAAEVWGWKNTPYLVSVPDPLCESKTFSGHGVGLSGCGATAAAERGYSYKDIIKYYYIGVEIKDLY from the coding sequence ATGAAAATAGGTTCAAAATACATACTTACAGGGATTTTACTCACATTATTGGTGGCTATGTCGCAAATATTTGTTGAAAAAGGTGAATATATAAATACAACTAATGATTTTATTTCTGATAATGGATTCTCTGTTGGTACGATAAAAGTTGAGGAAACTCATCATTTACCTGAGAGATTGTCTGCGAGCTTAGATGGCGGAGGCTCCATAGCTTATGAGAGTTATGATACATTTTTATCTGTTTGGATGGGGGCAGAGGTTCCTTTTCATGCGTTAACTGTCTCTTGGAAAGAAGAGGCTTCGGATGGGACAACTGCAGATATTTGGGTTCGTACGAAGCATATAGATGGTAGTACTTCAGAGTGGATAAAAGTTGAAAAAGATATTGATGCACAGAGTAATCAGGAGATAGAAGCGGTTGATGAGAAAGGTGCGCATAAATATTATTCATTCTTGAGAACCGCAATGTCTTTGCAGATACAGTACAAGGTTGAGTCTTCGACAAAGGACACAAATATAACTCCGGTTATTTCAGAGGTTGAGTTTACTTATATTGATGCGGCGCGAAGCGCCGCAAATGAGGACTCCAATCAAGACCTTGTCGCTTCTTTGCAAATAATGCCATCCGGTACGGATGTAAAAATAATCTCAAGGTCGCAGTGGGGTGCAAACGAAGATTTGAGGCTTTTCAAAGGCATGGGCAAGCCAAAGCAGATTGACGTAAGCGAAGAGATAACTTCAAACTTCGGAGATGAAATCAAGCTTCAAAAAGAGATTAAACAAAATTCAAATGGGCAACTTTTCACTTGGCCTATTCAATATCCGCAGAGTGATATTAAGGCGATATTTGTGCATCACACTGCTTCACAAGAAGATGCTATGGAGGATTCATATGCAGCAATGCGTGCAATTTATTATTATCATACTGTAACTCGAGGTTGGGGCGATATTGGCTACAATTATCTTATCGATGAAGATGGTAGGATTTTTGAAGGGAGATATGGTGGGGACAAAGTTATAGGAGCTCATACTGCGAATTTTAATGTTGGGACTGTCGGAGTCGCAATGATTGGAAATTATCAAGAGAATGAAATAAATGGTGGGGCGGTCGAAGGACTTGTAAGACTTCTGACGAGCCTTACGGAAAAATACAAACTCGATCCTATTGCGATTTTGAAGCTTCGAGGGAAAAATGTTAATGTCATTTCAGGTCACCGCGATGCGGGTAAAACTGTATGTCCCGGAGAGCATGTCTATGAAAAATTGGTTTCTATAAGGCAACTTATAAAAAATGAACTTGAGGTAAGGGGTACGTACAAGGGTGTAATATCAACTGTCCGTGCTGCGAATGGAATTGATTTTGATGATATTGATAACAGGGGGTTCGTGATTATCGGTCCCGAAGAGATAAAGACAATTTCATTTAGATTGAGAAATACCGGATCCAAATCATGGGGTAGAAACACGACTTTGGTTTATCGAAATGGCGATCATAATATAGCTGGGTTTGATGAGGTGGTAGCGAGGCTCAAAGAGCCGAGTATCGGAGATGGTGAGATTGGTACATTTGAAATCCCAATTCAAGGATCGTTCTCAAGTGGATTAAAAAATTATTATTTATATCTTGCGGTAGGGCAAGAATTGTCAGAGAGGCAGATACTTTTCCCTGTTTATATAGAGCCAGTGGATTTGAGGTTCAGTCTCATCAAGATAGATAAAGCTCCGAAGATAAAGCTCAACAAAAATGAAGATACAAAAACGACATTTACGATAGTGAATAAAAGTAATATCACTTGGACTGCTTTCAATGTAAGTCTTCTAAGTCAGGCAAAAGATTCACTTTTTGTAGATGGTAAAATGATTTCACCTGGAGCAATTCAACCTGGTCAGAGAGCGACATTTGAAGCTTCTTTCAGATCCGGCAATACTGTAGGGCAATTTGAAGAACATTTGAGACTTGTGTTAACTGACTCAAAGGGCGGCAAAGTGTTTTCCAAAACCTCACAAGATTTTGTTTTCCGAATAGATGGGCCAACTACATTGAAATCCGGAGAAAAAATTCTTCTTGCAGGCTCATCGGAAATTCATACTTTAAAGCCAGGGGAGAGTACGTATGCATGGATTGAAATTGAAAATAATACAAATGAAGTTTGGACTAGGGCAGGGGCGGAACATATTTACATTGCAACCCTCAAAGCTCCTTCGATCAAGGTCGGCAATATGTTGATGACCAAAGGCACTATAAAACCAGGGGAAACTACAAAGATATATTTTGATTTGAGAGCTCCGGAAAAAGAAGGTAAATATTTTGTTAATTTTATATTTAGACATAAAGATGTTCGTCTGACGAAAAAACAAATGAGATTTGATTTCATAGTTTCAAAAGATTCGACGGAGGTATATACAGCGCCGACTCGCCAAAACATAGAGGTTGATAATACTAGTATTGGTCAGGATACGATAAGGGTTGCACTACCTTTTGAAGGTAATCCATCTATAACTTCTGATACAAATCTTCGAGTATATGATTCCTCAGGTAAAGATTTGAACAATGGGTCAATTATAAAATCTGGCACAAATCTTACGGTTTCTTATATGAATGGAAAATATGAAGTAGCAATCGGGAACAAAAAAATCACCACAGATAAGTATGTTAGGATAGGTAGTGAAGGTGGAATTTTAAGGATTATAAATTTCTCAAATCCTCCGCTGTGGAATCCGAATTTAAATGATAACGAATATCGTGGGGTACTTGAGGTGCGTGCTATAGATAGTAAACTTATGGTTATAAATGAATTACCGCTCGAGCAATATTTGTACGGAATAGCGGAGGTTTCAAATACCGATCATGTTGAAAAAATAAAAACACTGGCTGTGATCGCGAGAACCTATGCCAAATATTACATAGATCGTCGTGGTACCGCTGAAGTGAAATTCCCAGGTAAGCCATATGATTTGGATTCAAGTCCGGACGTGAGCCAAAAATACCTAGGTTATGGACTCGAAAAACGTTCACCAAAGATCAAAGCTGGAATAGATGCAACACGTGGTGAAGTGGTTACTTATGAGGATAAGATTGTTAAGACTCCGTATTTTAATACGACAGATGGTACCGCGACCAAGAGTGCAGCGGAGGTCTGGGGCTGGAAAAATACACCATATCTTGTATCTGTGCCTGATCCACTTTGTGAATCAAAAACATTTTCAGGTCATGGGGTAGGTCTTAGCGGTTGCGGAGCAACCGCTGCCGCTGAGCGCGGCTACTCATACAAAGACATAATCAAATACTATTATATAGGTGTCGAAATAAAAGATTTATATTAA